A DNA window from Penaeus vannamei isolate JL-2024 chromosome 5, ASM4276789v1, whole genome shotgun sequence contains the following coding sequences:
- the LOC138861729 gene encoding uncharacterized protein yields the protein MPPSLASQDPSIPHDKTRYRLRPHASTGFPPLNQPPSCHLNAALKPAPPTPVTQCSSEPAPPVTQCSSSHPPGPAMQLLNQRPPLVTQCSSEPAPPPVTQCHLWTPNSPPLSPRCSSEPAPSPLSPGGALNQPPCSPALNQPPPPCHPVQLLNQPPPHLSPGGALNPAPLSSQGAAPEPAPLSPSPLRWSSEPAPGVCNAVLKPAPLSPGAAPEPAPCHPDERSEPAPIPPLSPESGANPHSPMSPGAALNQPPPPVTRCSSEPATPVTRSAVSEPAPPAQQSNAAPEPAPPPVTQCSGTSPFPLSPGPALNQPPPPVTRCSSEPATPSPGAALNQPPPPVTRCSSETQPLPPVTWQSGAL from the exons atgcctccctccctcgcctctcaaGACCCCTCTATACCACACGATAAGACAAGGTACCGCCTTCGCCCTCATGCTAGCACAGGGTTTCCG CCTCTGAACCAGCCCCCCTCCTGTCACCTCAATGCAGCTCTGAAACCAGCGCCCCCCACCCCTGTCACCCAATGCAGCTCTGAACCAGCCCCCCCTGTCACCCAATGCAGCTCTAGTCACCCCCCCGGTCCTGCAATGCAGCTCCTGAACCAACGCCCCCCCCTTGTCACCCAATGCAGCTCTGAACCAGCACCCCCCCCTGTCACCCAATGCCACCTCTGGACCCCAAACAGCCCCCCCCTGTCACCCAGGTGCAGCTCTGaaccggccccctcccccctgtcacccgGTGGAGCTCTGAACCAGCCCCCCTGCTCCCCCG CTCTgaaccagccccctcccccctgtcacccgGTGCAGCTCCtgaaccagccccccccccacctgtcacCCGGTGGAGCTCTGAACCCAGCCCCCCTGTCATCCCAGGGTGCAGCTCCTGAACCAGCCCCCCTGTCACCCAG CCCCCTGCGGTGGAGCTCTGAACCAGCCCCCGGGGTCTGTAATGCAGTTCTGAAACCAGCCCCCCTGTCACCCGGTGCAGCTCCTGAACCAGCCCCCTGTCACCCGGATGAACGCTCTGAACcagcccctatcccccccctgtCACCCGAAAGTGGAGCTAAC CCCCACTCCCCCATGTCACCCGGTGCAGCTCtgaaccagccccccccccctgtcacccgGTGCAGCTCTGAACCAGCCACCCCTGTCACCCGGTCGGCAGTCTCTGAACCAGCCCCCCCTGCTCAACAATCTAATGCAGCGCCtgaaccagcccccccccctgtcacccaGTG CTCTGGAAccagccccttccccctgtcACCCGGTCCAGCTCtgaaccagccccccccccctgtcacccgGTGCAGCTCTGAACCAGCCACCCCGTCACCCGGTGCAGCTCtgaaccagccccccccccctgtcacccgGTGCAGCTCTGagacccagcccctcccccctgtcacctggcagagtggaGCTCTATGA